TTTCCTCCAGACTTATCCCGGGATAGTTGCACCCCCCGGTTTTGATGACACTAGTAGTTCTTACGACACGTTCACGGTGGTTCACTTGTATTCGTCTCCTCTGGTACTCACCTGACGGGATCACTGTCCCGCCTTTTCCCGTAACGTTCACTACCATGGCTCTTTACCACAGCAGCTTACGGTGGTTTGAAGCCTCCACCTGCATGACGGCTTCGAGGGGCCCACCCTCATCTTCGATTAAGCATGGCTAGAAGTTCCCTTCTTCGCCTTCTTGGCACACGACAACTTGCAACTTGGAACTGTTCCTTTGCTCTTTCCAACCCCCTACCTGCTGACCCCAACCCCGGTCTTTCAAAAGCCCAGATCCCGGATCAGGTCCGGGATGACTATCTTAGGTTGTCATGAATGCATCACATTGCGTCATGAACATGAGGTCCGTTCTTGATGTGCTCAGTGCACACACCCCGTCGATAATGGAGCCATTTACACCTCTCGAGAGTGGATTAAAGAGTTCTTCAGGGCTTTTCAAGATCCCAGATCCTTACCGATCCGCTCTGCTTTCCCCTTTTCTCTAAGCTCTTAATAAATGGTCTAGCCAAGAACGAAGAACAGTTCCTCATTCTGGAACGAATAACAGGTTCTCCTTGGAGAAAGAATAACCGTTCAACTATGGACCAGTTCTTTTGCTATTCCTACCACGAATCTGCGACCCCCAACCCCGGTCTTTCCCATTTTTAACCCTGCCAATTTGTGTCGGGAATTTCCGATAGTCTTCTTTCAACTGCTATAGTGCCCTCTATTAAATGTTTATAGAACAGAGTATTTCTTCAAAGAAAATTAAAGTGTTCCCCTGAACTTAGGAGTAAATGTACCCTTTGAAGGCGAAAAACGATCCTATACTTGTTTCAGGAAGATGAGGAACGGTCATTCAGAAGAGGTCCATATTTATCATAAAGGGGCCCAGACCCGAGGAAAAAGGTAGAGGGGGGCCAATGGCCCCCCTTGTATCTGAGAGTGAATTTTTACTGATTGAAGTTTCTAGAGCGAGGTGGACTGAATGAAGAGAGTTGTCGTTACAGCAGATTCTCACTTTCCATCAAAGAGCGATTGCGGCTTTGCACTGATAGACGTCAGCAATCCCCTTGAACCGGTGGTTCTAAGCAGAAGCAAGCTTCCCGATCATTGCGGGAGTTTCGCGAGCAGTAACGGCTTCCTCTATTGCACTCTTCCAGGCAGTTTCATGATCTTTGACATTTCTGACCCATTTGCGCCTAGATTGCTTTCAAGGCTCGCCGCAAACGGTGGCTGTCAGATAGTGATCTCGGAAAGAAAGAAGAAGGCCTTTCTTGCCGATTGGAAGAACGGTGTCTTAATAATCGACATAAATGATCCCTATGAGCCAAGAATGATTGGAGGAATGGGGTGTAACGGAGATGAAAGAAACAATGGAGAAATTCACCCCTATGGCGTCTCCGGTCTTGCAGTGCATAATGGGCTTCTCTTCGCCTCTACTATGGATTACGACATGCTCCAGAACAGAGAGGCTCTTTACGTCTTTGATATTTCGAGACCGCGCAGCCCAAAGTGGATCGCTAGAGTGAATACTTACCCATGTCGTGGCCACGGCATAGTACTGAAAAGGAATTACGTTGTCATAGTAGGCTTGAGAAGTACGATGGTTATCGATATCTCGAGGCCTGAAGAACCCGCAACCATCTCTTTGATAGAAACTCCCGACCGTTTTGGTATGAATCCCTGGCTTTCCGGTGATTATCTGTACGTTCCCGAAATAGTATATGAGCCCAACAAGAAGCTTGCAGGATTGAGGATACTCGACATTTCAAATCCTCTTCACGTAGAGAGTATTAGTGAGCTTCTGATTCCCGCAAGAGCGGCCACTAACGTCAAAGTTGTGGATAATCTCGCTTATCTCTCCTGTCAATGCGGCCTGGCGATAGTCGACGTAGCCGATCCCGAGAAACCTAAGCTGCTTAATCTGTGTACTCCTTGTGAAGTCGACAAAATTGCGGAAGGCATCGAGGTAATTGACTATCGGGATGAAGTGTTTAAAGAAGAAAGGGTTTCTTAGCCCATAGATCACGTTTCGAACCGATTATAGGAGGTGTTTGGTATGAAAAAGGTAGCGATTCTTCTTGTAAGCCTTGTACTGCTGTTCTCGGTCAGTGTTTTGGCTAGCACGGAAACAAGGACTATTTTCGAAGGCGGCGCCGGTCCCGAAATGCTCGCAGAAAGATCTGCAGTCAACAATTACCACGCTTCTCAGATCTTTGCCGTATACATTCACACGTCAGGAGGAGATGTTCAAGTCGCAGTTAACGAAAATTGCAGCGACTTCTGCAGTTGTGCATCCAGATGTTTGCTCTGGCAAGAAGTATGTAGGACGGCAATAGAGAGAGGCCTTTCGCTTTCAACAAGTGACAGGGTAATTGTCTTCTACATCGAAAAAGGTGTGGAGAAGGTTGCGGTACTGGCCGCAAATGAATGGAATTTCACGCATGATTATGGAACTACTATTGAAGCCTGATTATCTCGTACTATTCAGATGACTCTCAATGGTTTTGGAAAAGTGTGCATGGAATGATTCGATGAGACAATGAATTCTTTTCTGAAGGAGGTGCAAAAGAATGAGAAAGACTTTCATAATAATCTTTTTCCTGATAACGATATTTGCATCACTGGCAATTGCTAGATACGATCTCGATGGAACTGTGACAGTAACGCAAGTGTACGTCCACACAGCCGGGGGTGACTACAAACTGGACATCTCGGAAATCTGCCTGAATCTCTTCAGCAGAATAGGGATCGAAGTTCTGTGGAAGGAGCTTTGTCTGGGAGCAGAAAAGTACGGCTGCGTTCTCTGCCCCTTCGATAAGGTAATAGTCTTCTTCAAAGACGAAACCGGTCTGGAAAGCGTGGCAGTTGTCGCCGCGGATAAAGACAGATTTGCTCAAGAGTTTTTGAACGGCGTTCCCACTTATCTTACACTGTGATACAAGTCTCGATAAAAAGAGTACAAAACCCTTTTCCCTTCTAACTAGAGGATCGGCCCGCACAGCGGGCCATTTTTTTGATCAATGTTGGGCGAGAGACTGTTTTGGGATAGATGAAATAGATCCTTGTTAAGTATAATAATGCTGGATCAGGACCGATCAGAGAAGAGGTGCTCCGGTGATGAAAAGAGTCCTTGTTGTTAGCGAAAGCAATTTCCCGAAGGGAACCAAGTTCAGACTCAGTTTCATCGATGCGACCGACCCGTTTCGGTTGTCTTCGATATTTGAAATGGAGACTCATAGCTTAGTTGTATCCTTGGCATACAAAGACGGATTGATCTACTGCTCGATGTCCAAGGGTTTCTCAATATACGATGTCTCCGACCTGAATTCTGTGAAAGAGATCTCACATATTGACCTGTTTGGTGGAATCGATATGGAGCTTTCATCTGGCGGCGATTACGCTTATCTGACTTCCTGGAAGAGAGGAATCACTATCGTCGACATTCATGATCCGTATAATCCATCTTTGATCGGTAGGGCGTCGTGCAACTACCAGGTCTTGCCTGACGACGACAGTCCGTAAGGACCCTATGGGGTTGCAGGAATTGTGGTTCGAGGGAGATACGCTTTCTGCGTGACCTGTGACTATACTGACGACAAGCACAGAGAGGTCTTCATTGTTTACGATATTGCAGATCCATAAAACCCTCAGCAAAAGGGAATGATCAGCACCGCTCCCTGGAGAAGCCATGGAATGGTTGCTAAAGGTGATCTTGCTTATGCCTCGGGTTTTGAAAGCATACTTGTTTTCGACATTTCAGAGCCGCTCGATCCCGTTCTCATCAACAGGCATGAACAAAAGGCGAGAATGTGCTGTAACTCGGTTATCCGGGGAAACCTGCTTTACAATGCAGGGTCAGATTACGCTCCGGAAGGCTCTGCCGGGGTACTGTCGATTTTTGACATCACCAATCCCCTTCATATGAGGGAGATTGGAGAAACGCCGACATTAGGGCGTGTTAGCTGGAACTTGGCATTAGTTAAGGATCTTGTATATGTCGTAAGCGACGGTACTATTTCGGCAGTAGAAATCGCTAACCCCGAGAAACCTGCCGTTAGAAGTCTTTGTGGGCCCTCGGGAGCAGACATGGTCTATGATGCCATCGAGATCATAGACTTTTCTGCTTGAGATCGATGAGAGGCGGGAGAGATCATGAGAGACTTCGCGATTTCCATGGATTCTGATCCTGATGAGAGAGGTGACTGCGCCTTCATGGTGGTCGATATTACTCGTAATCAGACACCGGCGCTTGTTGGCAGGACACCATGTCAAGGTTTTTACAGAGACCTGTTCGGAATCGGCAATTATCTCGTCTGTTCAGGAAATTCCGAAGTCGATATCTACAATGCAGCAATGCTGCCGGAAGTAAGTCTTATCTCTCATTTCAAGGGGTTCGGAGGGAAGAAGATCGCTCCGGATGTACACAGAGATCTCATATTCGTTCTAAACGAAGTTCAGGGTGTTGGGATCATAAGCATAGCGGAACGAGAAGAGCCGAAGTTGCTCAGTCACATCTATCCTGGAAATCTTTCGGAAGATCTATTAATGACGGATATCGCCTTGCTCGACAACCGTCTTCTGTTGCTTGTTAATGATTTGAGCACTTCATCTCACCGTGAATGCCTGCTGATTTACGACGTCACTTCGCCCGAGAGTCCGCAAATGAAAGAAAGAGTGAGTATTGCCCCCTGCAAGGGCAACGTTCTTGCGATAAAAGGTGAGAGACTGTATATCTCTGGATTCAACAGTCTTATGATCAGGAACGTCAATGACATTAATGAAAGCGGACGTTCGGCACTTGTGGAAAGGGACGGGACCAGGGGAGTTGGATTGATTGTCTATGGAGACTTTGCTTATCTTGTCGAGCATGAATGGGCTCTTAGGTCGACAACGGCCTTTCTCAACGTTGTCGATCTGAGGGTATCAGATGAACCAAAGTTCATGGGAAAGACGCTTCTGTATATTAACTTTCTTTCAGACAATCAAGACGTGTCGATGAGAAAGACCGGGGAGAGACTCATCCTCGTCTCGAATTTCGGGCTGCGGGTCATCGACGTTAGTGATCCCGCTAATCCGGATATTACCCATCTGTTCCGCCCCTCCGACAGTTCCAGAATTGCTTCCGGACTGGAGATACTCACATTTGATCGAGCTTATTAGATATCATATACGTGTATTCCCGAGTTCCATTTGCCTTCAGGAGCGTTTCGAGCGGTGAGCAATCTCGGCGATTCCGGTCTGCCGATATCTACAATCGCCACGCCCGAGTCACAGACGACATAGGCTATCTCATTGTCGATCGTTATGCTGTCCCCGAAGAAACTCAACGGCAAGACAATTTCTCCAATGAGTCGAGGGTGCAGAGGGTTAGAGATATCTATTACGTCAAGAATTCCGTTGTGTTCGACGGAGCTGTGAATAACACCAACTGCAAAGAGAAAGTCATCTGCTAGCTTCGCGCTCACTAAAAAGTGATTGCCTGTCTTCAGCTCTCCAACAATCATGGGGTCTTCAGGAATGGAGATGTCGAATGATAGAACCCCGTGCGCACCGACGGCGAAGACATAGTTGCCTTTCGAATCCATGCCGTGCGCTCTGAATTCCGGAGTCGGGATTTTCGTGACTTTCTTTGGATTCGAAGGATCTGAAACATCGTACACGTACAAAGCTCCCAGGTTTCTCGACGTGACGTAATCCATGGTAGCTCCAAACAGGAAATTGCCTCTGAGACAAAGGCCGCTTGACATACCATATGGTCCATCATTTCCAACGGGATGAAGATCTACGCAGTCACAATCGGCGCTTCCCAGTGGAATCGGGTCGTCCCTTTTTGAGACATCCAGGATTGCAATTCCCCGCCTCCAGTTAGATAGGTAGAGCAGCTCCTTCATTTTATCTAAAAGAATGTATCCTCCACTATATCCTTCTATTCTTTTCAGCATTCTTATGTTCTCGATATCTGCGATGTCGAAGACCTCGAAGAACTCTCTTTCAAGGCAATAGAGTCTTCCCGAATCGACTAGGAAGGCCATGCAGTTTCCCGAAGCTTTAACCCTGGCGTTTACGGATATCTTCGCCGGGTCGGAGACATCTGCCAAGATGAATGAGGAACCGATATTCCAGCCAGATAGATTCTCGCCGAAAACAAGACGTTTCACAGAAATCATGCCTCCACCAGGCCCAAAATCATGAACCCGTTTTAAGAGTTAGAGGAGATATTTAAGACTTCTTCAGTCTGCTTCTACTGTTGCCACTCCTATGTATTCCTTTGTCTGATCCAGTTCATCAAAAAAAGCTAAAACTGTTGGGTTGTTTACATCTTTAACGTCCACAGTCGCGACACCGTTAGAGCAGGCCAGATAGGCGGTATCTTTATCCACGAGAAGTCCAAAGCCCTCTCCCGTGTCTATACGGGTCTCGCTCAAAAGACGAGGATGGATCGGGTTTGAAACGTCGATTACCTGAAAGAATCCATTCTGAGACCTGTCGCTCGAGAGGAGCGGCTTTGAAGACAATTTGCTGTCAGCCTTTGCATAACTCTCTTCTTCGGCGAATTCAAGTATTCTTCCCGAGATTAGGAGTCGATTCCTGTAATCTCGGGCGAAAACGCCGAATCTCCCTTCAAGCGGCAGTTCTCCAATCGTGAGTGGCTCCTCGGGAGATGATATGTCTATTGAGAGAATTCCGCATGCACCCACCGCGAACAAGTGGCTTCCTACTATTGCCATTCCATGACCCCTAACAGGGGTTGTACTCAATCTGGCAGCCTTCTCTATGTTTCCCACGTCTCCGACGTCGTAAACATAGAGAGCTTCACGCCCCTTTGTCATCGAGTAGTCCATAGCAACTCCATACACAAAGCTTCCCTTCTTTTCGATCTGGGAGATCCCATACGGTCCATAAGTGGCGGTGGGTTCAACCGAAATGTCGCAATCACATGACCCGAGCAGAACAGGCGAAGTCGGGTTCTTGACATCAATTACGCTTATTCCATGCTGATAGCTTGAAAGGTACAGGCGCTTTTCCGACACTTCATACAGTGTTGTGTTGCCTGGATGGTTTCCCTCAAACATGGATACTCTGGAGATTTTTGGAAGGCTCGAAACGTCGAAGATTTCCAGGTGGCCAATTTCACTGCAGAAGAGAAGCCCATTATGAGAAGCGAATGAAACGGTCGTACCCAGAGTCCTTATTCGATCTACGAAGGATATCTTGCGCGGATCGGTAACATCGAGAACGACGAAGGCCGGATCGTACGGTTCTATGGGGAGCTCGCTTTCCGAAGTGATCATGAACCTTTTCACAGACAATCACGCTCCTTCCAAAGAGCCAGGAGTGACTTCGAAACTTCACGTGTTAACGGCAGTCTTTGAATGAGTTTTCGATTAAGCTCCTTTGCACCGAACAGAAGTGAACTCTTCTCGTTGAATGAGCCACTTTCAACCTCGAAATCCACTACAGTGCACATCACCAGCTTGTGTATTCGAACTTCGTGACTGAGCCGAACTCGTGTTTTCTGTACCTCTCAATTGTCTTTCCTATTTCTATCAGCGCCGGTTCTATGTACTCTTCCTTCACATACAGTCCCAGTCTGAAGAAGTTGTACCCTTTTTCGTCATTGAAGAACCAGTTTCCCGGCGCAATCTCTATGTTCTTTCTGTTGAGATTCCTTCTTATGTCGCGCACATCAAAGCCCTTCGGAAGCTCTACCCACCAGCTGGTTCCCGAATCACAGATATTGGCTTTGGCATATGACGGCAGATATCTGTTACAGGCATGGATTAACAATTCTCGTCTTTTTGTAAGTTTCTCATGGACGAAGGAAAGATGGTGATCGTAAAACTCGGAGTTGAGTATCTCATTCGTCACCAGCTGAAGTAATCCTGCGACATCTCTCTCCATGACTCTCATTGAACTCCATAATATGTCCAAAGCTTTATCCGGGCCTACTATCCAGCCTGTTGTGACTCCAGCTCCAAAGGTTTTCACTATGTCATGTATTTCGAAAACAACGTTGTC
This sequence is a window from Mesotoga sp. BH458_6_3_2_1. Protein-coding genes within it:
- a CDS encoding LVIVD repeat-containing protein, encoding MKRLVFGENLSGWNIGSSFILADVSDPAKISVNARVKASGNCMAFLVDSGRLYCLEREFFEVFDIADIENIRMLKRIEGYSGGYILLDKMKELLYLSNWRRGIAILDVSKRDDPIPLGSADCDCVDLHPVGNDGPYGMSSGLCLRGNFLFGATMDYVTSRNLGALYVYDVSDPSNPKKVTKIPTPEFRAHGMDSKGNYVFAVGAHGVLSFDISIPEDPMIVGELKTGNHFLVSAKLADDFLFAVGVIHSSVEHNGILDVIDISNPLHPRLIGEIVLPLSFFGDSITIDNEIAYVVCDSGVAIVDIGRPESPRLLTARNAPEGKWNSGIHVYDI
- a CDS encoding LVIVD repeat-containing protein; translation: MKRVVVTADSHFPSKSDCGFALIDVSNPLEPVVLSRSKLPDHCGSFASSNGFLYCTLPGSFMIFDISDPFAPRLLSRLAANGGCQIVISERKKKAFLADWKNGVLIIDINDPYEPRMIGGMGCNGDERNNGEIHPYGVSGLAVHNGLLFASTMDYDMLQNREALYVFDISRPRSPKWIARVNTYPCRGHGIVLKRNYVVIVGLRSTMVIDISRPEEPATISLIETPDRFGMNPWLSGDYLYVPEIVYEPNKKLAGLRILDISNPLHVESISELLIPARAATNVKVVDNLAYLSCQCGLAIVDVADPEKPKLLNLCTPCEVDKIAEGIEVIDYRDEVFKEERVS
- a CDS encoding LVIVD repeat-containing protein, whose protein sequence is MKRFMITSESELPIEPYDPAFVVLDVTDPRKISFVDRIRTLGTTVSFASHNGLLFCSEIGHLEIFDVSSLPKISRVSMFEGNHPGNTTLYEVSEKRLYLSSYQHGISVIDVKNPTSPVLLGSCDCDISVEPTATYGPYGISQIEKKGSFVYGVAMDYSMTKGREALYVYDVGDVGNIEKAARLSTTPVRGHGMAIVGSHLFAVGACGILSIDISSPEEPLTIGELPLEGRFGVFARDYRNRLLISGRILEFAEEESYAKADSKLSSKPLLSSDRSQNGFFQVIDVSNPIHPRLLSETRIDTGEGFGLLVDKDTAYLACSNGVATVDVKDVNNPTVLAFFDELDQTKEYIGVATVEAD